A single region of the Aeromicrobium chenweiae genome encodes:
- a CDS encoding CaiB/BaiF CoA-transferase family protein encodes MTTTPTAPLRVLDLTDPLGHQGARLFVGLGADVVRIALDGEPTTGAEALHWHAGKRLLSVPDLDQLDAAVEALVERADVVLESGPRAGLRTLGLREAHPEAWAHVAHVVVTPFGLTGPRRDWLGDDTVLTAAGGMAWLGGDPGHAPEPPPREQGVQLAGTHAAIGALLALNARHRTGAGQLVEVSAQEAVAATLETGAIAWIHGTTVPGRSSGVYGHVAHRVFRAADGYLAGGYSGSPRMWDDLLAWMVEEGEADDLADERWKDVDVRWAGRPHVDEVVARFVARRPAGPFADEARRRGLPWAEVASGAALLENPQLQARQFFVGIEGPEGLQDVGLGWEPSAAPRPVTVAPPRPVELSQVWAEARPLTPPPPRRRPRVAREAALDGVRVLDLTWVLAGPYVTKTLADHGAEIVKVESFHRKDPTRFAPGMRLRPEAGIDDGGYFVNFNRNKHSVALNLRTDEGQDLLRRLVPQVDVVVENFSPGVLSKWGLDYPSLREQNPDVVLVSMAGTGQDGPWRDAVTFADTLAAMSGLTAETGRSDRAPQGLTFGLGDMVAANSAVVATLDLLNRGTGGHVDLSQLEAMASHLGSALLQSQLPPEPAPLAVPRIVPTAGDDRWLAVGAVAPDVLRAALGGLGVATEAADPLDDLERHAAEADADELSGALQQHGVPAHPVRDGRDLVELDAQLAARGFYPVLEHPLAGPVPVEGIVARLSGTPGDLWEPAPLLGQHTDDLLTELLGLTPEELAHLHEQGALS; translated from the coding sequence GTGACCACCACCCCCACCGCCCCCTTGCGCGTGCTCGACCTCACCGACCCCCTCGGGCACCAAGGCGCCCGTCTGTTCGTCGGTCTCGGCGCGGACGTCGTCCGCATCGCCCTCGACGGCGAGCCGACCACCGGCGCGGAGGCGCTGCACTGGCACGCCGGCAAGCGGCTGCTGTCGGTGCCAGACCTCGACCAGCTCGACGCCGCGGTCGAGGCCCTGGTCGAGCGCGCCGACGTCGTGCTCGAGTCGGGGCCGCGCGCCGGGCTGCGCACGCTCGGCCTGCGCGAGGCCCACCCCGAGGCCTGGGCCCACGTGGCGCACGTCGTGGTGACGCCGTTCGGCCTGACGGGTCCACGCCGCGACTGGCTGGGCGACGACACCGTGCTGACCGCTGCGGGTGGGATGGCCTGGCTCGGCGGCGATCCCGGGCACGCCCCGGAGCCGCCCCCGCGCGAGCAGGGGGTCCAGCTGGCCGGGACGCACGCCGCGATCGGTGCGCTCCTGGCGCTGAATGCCCGGCACCGCACCGGCGCCGGGCAACTCGTCGAGGTCTCGGCCCAGGAGGCCGTGGCCGCGACCCTGGAGACCGGCGCGATCGCCTGGATCCACGGCACCACGGTGCCGGGTCGCTCGTCGGGCGTGTACGGGCATGTCGCCCACCGCGTCTTCCGCGCCGCCGACGGCTACCTCGCCGGCGGATACTCGGGCAGCCCCCGCATGTGGGACGACCTGCTGGCCTGGATGGTCGAGGAGGGTGAGGCCGACGACCTCGCCGACGAGCGGTGGAAGGACGTCGACGTCCGTTGGGCCGGCCGGCCGCACGTCGACGAGGTCGTCGCGCGCTTCGTGGCACGTCGGCCCGCGGGACCGTTCGCCGACGAGGCCCGCCGGCGCGGGCTGCCGTGGGCCGAGGTGGCGTCGGGGGCGGCGCTGCTCGAGAACCCGCAGCTGCAAGCGCGTCAGTTCTTCGTCGGCATCGAGGGTCCCGAGGGCCTGCAGGACGTCGGACTGGGTTGGGAGCCGTCCGCGGCTCCACGCCCCGTCACGGTCGCTCCCCCACGGCCGGTCGAGCTGTCGCAGGTCTGGGCCGAGGCCCGGCCGCTGACCCCGCCTCCGCCTCGACGACGTCCGCGCGTCGCGCGCGAGGCTGCCCTCGACGGCGTCCGCGTGCTCGACCTGACCTGGGTGCTGGCCGGCCCCTACGTGACCAAGACCCTTGCCGACCACGGCGCCGAGATCGTCAAGGTCGAGTCGTTCCACCGCAAGGACCCGACCCGGTTCGCGCCCGGCATGCGGCTGCGTCCCGAGGCCGGCATCGACGACGGCGGCTACTTCGTCAACTTCAACCGCAACAAGCACAGCGTCGCGCTCAACCTGCGCACCGACGAGGGCCAGGACCTCCTGCGGCGGCTCGTGCCGCAGGTCGACGTCGTCGTCGAGAATTTCAGCCCCGGCGTGCTCTCCAAGTGGGGGCTGGACTACCCAAGTCTGCGCGAGCAGAACCCCGACGTCGTCCTCGTCTCGATGGCCGGCACCGGGCAGGACGGTCCGTGGCGCGACGCCGTGACGTTCGCCGACACTCTGGCGGCGATGTCGGGCCTGACGGCGGAGACCGGTCGCTCCGACCGGGCGCCGCAGGGACTGACGTTCGGCCTCGGCGACATGGTGGCGGCCAACTCTGCCGTCGTCGCGACCCTCGACCTGTTGAACCGCGGCACCGGTGGACACGTCGACCTCTCGCAGCTCGAGGCGATGGCCTCGCACCTCGGGTCGGCGCTGCTCCAGAGCCAGCTGCCGCCGGAGCCCGCCCCTCTCGCCGTGCCGAGGATCGTGCCCACCGCCGGCGACGACCGGTGGCTGGCCGTCGGCGCCGTCGCACCCGACGTCCTGCGCGCCGCGCTGGGCGGGCTCGGCGTCGCCACGGAGGCCGCCGACCCGCTCGACGACCTCGAGCGGCACGCCGCCGAGGCCGATGCCGACGAGCTGTCGGGAGCACTCCAGCAGCACGGCGTCCCCGCCCACCCCGTCCGTGACGGCCGCGACCTGGTCGAGCTCGACGCGCAGCTGGCTGCCCGCGGGTTCTACCCCGTGCTCGAGCACCCGCTCGCCGGGCCCGTGCCCGTCGAGGGCATCGTCGCGCGGCTGTCCGGGACGCCCGGCGACCTGTGGGAGCCTGCGCCGCTGCTGGGCCAGCACACCGATGACCTCCTCACCGAGCTGCTCGGGCTGACGCCCGAAGAGCTCGCCCACCTGCACGAGCAAGGAGCACTCTCATGA